The Rhodopseudomonas palustris genome window below encodes:
- a CDS encoding FMN-binding glutamate synthase family protein: protein MSANSPRTTPRVSATFDPYTISEIQRAAATGIYDIRGGGSKRRLPHFDDLLFLGASMSRYPLEGYREKCGTNVVLGSRFAKKPIELKIPVTIAGMSFGSLSGAAKEALGRGATLAGTSTTTGDGGMTEEERGHSQTLIYQYLPSRYGMNPDDLRRADAIEIVIGQGAKPGGGGMLLGQKISERVGKMRTLPAGIDQRSASRHPDWTGPDDLEIKIEELREITDWEKPIYVKIGASRPYYDTALAVKAGADVIVIDGMQGGTAATQEVFIEHVGIPTLAAIRPAVEALQELGMHRKVQLIVSGGIRNGADIAKALALGADAVAIGTAALIALGDNSPSLEKDYAALGTHAGAYDDWHEGRDPAGITTQDPELARRLDPMLAGRRLANYLSVLTLETQTIARACGKSHIHNLEPEDLVALTVEAAAIARVPLVGTDWIPGQRY, encoded by the coding sequence ATGTCTGCAAATTCTCCACGCACCACCCCGCGGGTCTCGGCGACGTTCGATCCCTACACCATCTCCGAAATCCAGCGCGCCGCGGCGACCGGCATCTACGACATCCGCGGCGGCGGCTCGAAGCGGCGGCTGCCGCATTTCGACGACCTGCTGTTTCTCGGCGCCTCGATGTCGCGCTATCCGCTCGAAGGCTATCGCGAGAAGTGCGGCACCAACGTCGTGCTGGGCAGCCGCTTCGCCAAGAAGCCGATCGAACTGAAGATTCCCGTCACCATCGCCGGCATGAGCTTCGGCTCGCTGTCCGGCGCCGCCAAGGAAGCGCTCGGCCGCGGCGCCACGCTGGCCGGCACCAGCACCACCACCGGCGACGGCGGCATGACCGAGGAGGAGCGCGGCCACTCGCAGACGCTGATCTATCAGTACCTGCCGTCGCGCTACGGCATGAATCCGGACGATCTGCGCCGCGCCGACGCGATCGAGATCGTGATCGGCCAGGGCGCCAAGCCCGGCGGCGGCGGCATGCTGCTCGGCCAGAAGATTTCCGAGCGCGTCGGCAAGATGCGCACGCTGCCGGCCGGCATCGACCAGCGCTCGGCGTCGCGGCATCCGGACTGGACCGGGCCGGACGATCTCGAAATCAAGATCGAGGAACTGCGCGAGATCACCGATTGGGAGAAGCCGATCTATGTGAAGATCGGCGCCTCCCGGCCGTATTACGACACGGCGCTGGCGGTGAAGGCCGGCGCCGACGTCATCGTCATCGACGGCATGCAGGGCGGCACCGCCGCGACCCAGGAAGTGTTCATCGAGCACGTCGGCATTCCGACGCTGGCGGCGATCCGGCCCGCGGTCGAGGCGCTGCAGGAGCTCGGCATGCATCGCAAGGTGCAACTGATCGTTTCCGGCGGCATCCGCAACGGCGCCGACATCGCCAAGGCGCTGGCGCTCGGCGCCGACGCGGTGGCGATCGGCACCGCGGCGCTGATCGCGCTCGGCGACAACAGCCCGAGCCTGGAGAAGGACTACGCGGCGCTCGGCACCCATGCGGGCGCCTATGACGACTGGCACGAGGGCCGCGACCCCGCCGGCATCACCACGCAGGATCCCGAACTGGCGCGCCGGCTCGACCCGATGCTCGCCGGCCGCCGGCTGGCCAACTATCTGTCGGTGCTGACGCTCGAGACCCAGACCATCGCGCGGGCCTGCGGCAAGAGCCACATCCACAATCTCGAGCCGGAAGATCTCGTCGCCCTGACGGTCGAAGCGGCCGCGATCGCCCGCGTGCCGCTGGTCGGCACCGACTGGATTCCCGGACAGCGTTACTGA
- a CDS encoding primary-amine oxidase yields the protein MSLAEDTSCCHAAAAAEAPAVQHPLQPLTPAEITRVAAIVNADPPYGTDTRFETIELLEPEKAVVRAFRPGMTIARNARVSVFSTTRIGVTRLFVSLDAGTIMSRKEFPTARPMIQLEQFLAIEDFVRAHPEFIAGCARRGITDMTTVCVDPWSAGNFGIPGEDGRHLCHVFAWQRLRENENFYAHPIEGLNAVIDLKTWEVIRVDDYGTIPIPKIEANYEREFIETKRAPLKPINVTQPEGVSFKIEGRALTWDKWSFVIGFNAREALTLHDIKYDGRPVAHRASLVEMVVPYGSPDNGHFRKNVFDIGEYGIGKLANSLKLGCDCLGAIEYLDVHLNTMNGDVMTIEKAICIHEEDSGLLWKHWDFRTDRAEVRRARKLVVSSICTVGNYEYALYWYFHIDGAIEFEMKATGIINTAACIPGQPGKYAREVLPGVVGHIHQHIFCARLDMAVDGDQNSIVECNTYAEDEGPHNPHGNAFYEAETPLGSELSAARRANPASHRYWKVINPNKLNYAGTPVGYKLEAMNCVTPFVSPNSPSGKRAGFVQNHLWVTAFDPDERFPGGEYMNHSDGSGGLPDFIKQDRPLENADLVLWHVFGLHHPVRLEDFPVQPCISTGFKLVPHGFFNGNPGIDLPPEVNAASCCANATTA from the coding sequence ATGAGCCTCGCGGAAGACACCAGTTGCTGTCACGCGGCCGCAGCGGCTGAGGCCCCGGCCGTGCAGCATCCGCTGCAGCCTCTCACTCCGGCCGAAATCACCAGGGTCGCGGCGATCGTCAACGCCGACCCGCCCTATGGCACCGATACGCGGTTCGAGACGATCGAGCTGCTGGAGCCCGAAAAGGCCGTGGTCCGCGCCTTCAGGCCAGGCATGACGATCGCGCGCAACGCCCGCGTCAGCGTGTTCAGCACCACCCGCATCGGCGTGACGCGGCTGTTCGTCTCGCTCGATGCCGGCACGATCATGTCGCGCAAGGAATTTCCGACCGCGCGGCCGATGATCCAGCTCGAGCAGTTTCTCGCTATCGAAGACTTCGTCCGTGCCCATCCCGAATTCATCGCCGGCTGTGCGCGCCGCGGCATCACCGACATGACCACGGTCTGCGTCGATCCGTGGTCGGCGGGCAATTTCGGCATCCCCGGCGAGGACGGCCGGCATCTGTGCCACGTCTTCGCCTGGCAGCGGTTGCGCGAGAACGAGAATTTCTACGCCCATCCGATCGAAGGGCTGAACGCGGTGATCGACCTCAAGACCTGGGAGGTGATCCGCGTCGACGATTACGGCACGATCCCGATCCCGAAGATCGAAGCCAACTACGAGCGCGAATTCATCGAGACCAAACGCGCGCCGCTGAAGCCGATCAACGTCACGCAGCCGGAGGGCGTCAGCTTCAAGATCGAGGGCCGGGCTCTCACCTGGGACAAATGGTCGTTCGTGATCGGCTTCAACGCCCGCGAGGCGCTGACGCTGCACGACATCAAATATGACGGCCGCCCGGTCGCGCACCGCGCCTCGCTGGTCGAGATGGTGGTGCCCTATGGCAGCCCCGACAACGGCCATTTCCGCAAGAACGTGTTCGACATCGGCGAATACGGCATCGGCAAGCTGGCCAATTCGCTGAAGCTCGGCTGCGACTGCCTCGGCGCGATCGAGTATCTCGACGTCCATCTCAACACCATGAACGGCGACGTGATGACGATCGAGAAGGCGATCTGCATCCACGAGGAAGATTCCGGCCTGCTGTGGAAGCACTGGGACTTCCGCACCGACCGCGCCGAGGTGCGGCGCGCGCGCAAACTGGTGGTGTCGTCGATCTGCACCGTCGGCAACTACGAATACGCGCTGTACTGGTACTTCCACATCGACGGCGCAATCGAATTCGAGATGAAGGCGACCGGCATCATCAACACCGCCGCCTGCATTCCGGGCCAACCCGGCAAATACGCCCGCGAGGTGCTGCCCGGCGTCGTCGGCCACATCCATCAGCATATCTTCTGCGCAAGGCTCGACATGGCGGTCGACGGCGACCAGAACAGCATCGTCGAATGCAACACCTATGCGGAAGACGAAGGCCCGCACAATCCGCATGGCAATGCGTTCTACGAGGCCGAAACGCCGCTCGGCAGCGAGCTTTCGGCGGCGCGGCGCGCGAACCCGGCCTCGCATCGCTACTGGAAGGTGATCAATCCGAACAAGCTGAACTACGCCGGCACGCCGGTCGGCTACAAGCTCGAGGCGATGAACTGTGTGACGCCGTTCGTCAGCCCGAATTCTCCTTCCGGCAAGCGGGCGGGCTTCGTCCAGAACCACCTCTGGGTGACGGCGTTCGATCCCGACGAGCGTTTCCCCGGCGGCGAATACATGAATCACTCGGACGGCAGCGGCGGGTTGCCCGACTTCATCAAGCAGGATCGTCCGCTCGAGAATGCCGACCTCGTGCTGTGGCACGTGTTCGGCCTGCATCATCCGGTGCGGCTGGAGGATTTTCCGGTGCAGCCGTGTATCTCGACCGGCTTCAAGCTGGTGCCGCACGGCTTCTTCAACGGCAATCCGGGGATCGACCTGCCGCCCGAAGTCAATGCCGCAAGCTGCTGCGCCAACGCGACCACGGCCTGA
- a CDS encoding GlxA family transcriptional regulator, with amino-acid sequence MPKTSSLPASRPSRVGFLLIDGFALMSFASAVEPLRAANNIAGRTLYEWFHVSIDGRPTAASSGLSIKPDCSIDSAQDFDIVLVCAGGNPTKFSDRGTMTWLRALARRGVAIGGISGGPYILARAKVLDGYRCTIHWEHAPAFTEAFPHLDLTRNLFEIDRERLTCGGGVAGLDMMQALIRRDHGPELAAKVSDWFLQTNVRLGDSSQRPHARERARLGHPGVAAAIELMERRLREPASRTEIARAAGVSLRQLERLFATHLKTTIERRYLLIRLQRARILLRQTSLPVTQIGADCGFVSLTHFSRVYKQRFARTPSADRRL; translated from the coding sequence TTGCCAAAGACGTCGTCGCTGCCGGCCTCGCGCCCGTCCCGGGTCGGCTTCCTGCTGATCGACGGCTTCGCGCTGATGTCGTTCGCCTCCGCGGTCGAGCCGCTGCGCGCCGCCAACAACATCGCCGGGCGCACGCTGTATGAATGGTTTCACGTCTCGATCGACGGCCGGCCGACCGCCGCCTCCAGCGGATTGTCGATCAAGCCGGACTGTTCGATCGACAGCGCGCAGGATTTCGACATCGTGCTGGTCTGCGCCGGCGGCAATCCGACCAAATTCTCCGATCGCGGCACGATGACCTGGCTGCGCGCGCTGGCGCGGCGCGGGGTGGCGATCGGCGGCATCTCCGGCGGTCCTTATATTCTCGCCCGCGCCAAGGTGCTCGACGGCTATCGCTGCACCATCCATTGGGAGCATGCGCCGGCCTTCACCGAGGCGTTTCCGCATCTCGACCTGACGCGCAATTTGTTCGAGATCGACCGCGAGCGCCTGACCTGCGGCGGCGGCGTCGCCGGCCTCGACATGATGCAGGCGCTGATCCGCCGCGACCACGGCCCGGAGCTGGCCGCCAAGGTCAGCGACTGGTTTCTGCAGACCAATGTGCGGCTCGGCGATTCCAGCCAGCGGCCGCATGCGCGCGAGCGCGCCCGGCTCGGTCATCCCGGCGTGGCAGCCGCCATCGAGCTGATGGAGCGCCGGCTGCGCGAGCCGGCGAGCCGGACCGAGATCGCCCGCGCCGCCGGCGTCTCGCTGCGGCAGCTCGAACGGCTGTTCGCAACCCATCTGAAGACGACGATCGAGCGGCGCTATCTGCTGATCCGGCTGCAGCGCGCGCGGATTCTGCTGCGCCAGACCTCGTTGCCGGTGACGCAGATCGGCGCGGATTGCGGCTTCGTCAGCCTCACGCATTTCTCGCGCGTCTACAAACAGCGCTTCGCGCGCACGCCGTCGGCCGACCGCCGGCTCTGA
- a CDS encoding AraC family transcriptional regulator — MSASGTIACGPVQQLLAALARLRPESAGINARAGISRAALADPSEMLPLAAFTSMLEAAAHESGNRTLGIELGRDFKLAALGPISDLMQTAQTVGDALESFSGFFASVQTSTRTTLSVSDGIARLSYAIEDPAIRFREQDAGFSLAIEYSMLAGFLGPAWRASGVEFEHAAGDDLPFYQQHFDCPLRFGRRENALLFQARCLDVPLKQADRNLHARLRADLAEAIQRRATRLDLVRGIEAWIAASLCRSVATDIEVAAGDFGMSTRSFQRKLADHGVNYLDIRNRVRSHIAKCMLAETRAPVTSIALQLGYSETSAFSRGFKSQVGETPVEFRKRRRGIDPAAAAAA; from the coding sequence ATGTCTGCTTCGGGAACCATCGCCTGCGGCCCTGTGCAGCAGCTTCTGGCGGCGCTCGCTCGGTTGCGGCCGGAATCCGCAGGAATCAACGCCCGCGCGGGGATTTCACGGGCGGCCCTCGCCGATCCGTCCGAGATGCTGCCGCTGGCGGCGTTCACGTCGATGCTCGAGGCGGCTGCGCATGAAAGCGGCAATCGCACGCTCGGGATCGAGCTCGGCCGCGACTTCAAGCTCGCGGCGCTGGGGCCGATCAGCGATCTGATGCAGACCGCCCAGACCGTGGGCGACGCGCTGGAGAGCTTCAGCGGCTTCTTCGCCAGCGTCCAGACCAGCACGCGCACGACGCTGTCGGTGAGCGACGGCATTGCGCGGCTGTCCTACGCGATCGAGGATCCGGCGATCCGGTTTCGCGAGCAGGACGCCGGCTTCTCGCTGGCGATCGAATATTCGATGCTGGCCGGCTTTCTCGGCCCGGCGTGGCGGGCGAGCGGCGTCGAATTCGAGCACGCGGCGGGGGACGATCTGCCGTTCTATCAGCAGCATTTCGACTGCCCGCTGCGGTTCGGACGGCGCGAGAACGCGTTGCTGTTCCAGGCGCGGTGCCTCGACGTGCCGCTGAAGCAGGCGGACCGCAACCTGCACGCGCGGCTCCGTGCCGATCTCGCGGAGGCGATCCAGCGGCGGGCGACGCGGCTCGATCTGGTGCGCGGCATCGAGGCTTGGATCGCGGCGTCGCTGTGCCGCTCGGTCGCGACCGATATCGAGGTCGCCGCCGGCGATTTCGGCATGAGCACGCGGTCGTTCCAGCGCAAGCTCGCCGACCACGGCGTCAACTATCTCGACATCCGCAACCGCGTCCGCTCGCATATCGCCAAATGCATGCTGGCCGAGACCCGCGCGCCCGTGACGTCGATCGCGCTGCAACTCGGCTACAGCGAGACCAGCGCGTTCTCACGCGGATTCAAGAGCCAGGTCGGCGAAACGCCGGTCGAGTTTCGCAAGCGTCGGCGTGGTATTGACCCTGCCGCGGCCGCTGCGGCGTGA
- the glnT gene encoding type III glutamate--ammonia ligase yields the protein MTVDLVAAAKEKNIKYFLISFTDLLGTQRSKLVPAQAIATMAKNGAGFAGFATWLDMTPADPDLFAIPDPDSLMQLPWKPEVGWLAADLWMNGKPVEQAPRNMLKRLKARAAEKGLQLKSGVECEFFLIAPDGYDIKDGADRQTKPCYDQAALMRRFDVVREISDGMLQLGWRPYQTDHEDANGQFEMNWDYDDALVTADRHAFFKYMVKSIAEKHEMRATFMPKPFSNLTGNGCHVHVSLWKDGANAFEDEGGELGVSPLGYNFIGGIIHSADALASILNPTINSYKRINAPRTTSGATWSPSSVTYSGNNRTHMIRIPEPGRFELRLADGAANPYAMQAAILAAGLDGIECQRDPGKRLDINMYQEGHLVENAKRLPLNLLDALRALEASELLKGSLGEYVPAYLKLKHHEWNEFSRHLTDWERDMTLDC from the coding sequence ATGACCGTCGACCTCGTAGCGGCCGCCAAAGAGAAGAACATCAAGTACTTCCTGATCTCCTTTACGGACCTGCTCGGCACCCAGCGCTCCAAGCTGGTGCCGGCGCAAGCGATCGCCACGATGGCCAAGAACGGCGCAGGCTTCGCCGGTTTCGCGACCTGGCTCGACATGACCCCGGCGGACCCCGATCTGTTCGCCATTCCCGATCCCGACAGCCTGATGCAGCTGCCGTGGAAACCGGAAGTCGGCTGGCTCGCCGCCGATCTGTGGATGAACGGCAAGCCGGTCGAGCAGGCGCCGCGCAACATGCTGAAGCGGCTCAAGGCCAGGGCCGCCGAGAAAGGCCTGCAGCTCAAGAGCGGCGTCGAATGCGAGTTCTTCCTGATCGCCCCGGACGGCTACGACATCAAGGACGGAGCCGACCGCCAGACCAAGCCGTGCTACGACCAGGCGGCGCTGATGCGGCGCTTCGACGTGGTCCGGGAAATCAGTGACGGCATGCTGCAACTGGGCTGGCGCCCCTATCAGACCGACCACGAGGACGCCAACGGCCAGTTCGAGATGAACTGGGACTACGACGACGCGCTGGTGACCGCCGACCGCCACGCCTTCTTCAAATACATGGTGAAGTCGATCGCCGAGAAGCACGAGATGCGGGCGACCTTCATGCCGAAGCCGTTCTCGAACCTCACCGGCAATGGCTGCCACGTCCACGTCTCGCTGTGGAAGGACGGCGCCAACGCTTTCGAGGACGAGGGCGGCGAACTCGGCGTCTCGCCCCTCGGCTACAATTTCATCGGCGGCATCATCCACTCCGCCGACGCGCTCGCCTCGATCCTCAACCCCACGATCAATTCCTACAAGCGTATCAACGCGCCGCGCACCACCTCGGGCGCAACCTGGTCGCCGTCCTCGGTGACCTATTCGGGCAACAACCGCACCCACATGATCCGCATTCCCGAGCCCGGCCGGTTCGAACTGCGGCTCGCCGACGGCGCCGCCAACCCTTACGCGATGCAGGCCGCGATCCTCGCCGCCGGCCTCGACGGCATCGAATGCCAGCGCGATCCGGGCAAGCGGCTCGACATCAACATGTATCAGGAAGGCCATCTGGTCGAAAATGCCAAGCGGCTGCCGCTGAATCTGCTCGACGCGCTGCGCGCGCTGGAGGCCTCCGAACTGCTCAAGGGCAGCCTCGGCGAATACGTCCCGGCCTATCTCAAGCTCAAGCACCACGAATGGAACGAGTTCTCGCGGCACCTGACCGACTGGGAACGCGATATGACGCTGGACTGCTGA
- a CDS encoding glutamine amidotransferase family protein, which yields MCGIVGLFLKNKALEPALGDMLSKMLVTMTARGPDSAGVAVYGAGNNDHVKLTLRAEDAGAAAALANEFSAALGVPVDLSIRANHIVASLPRDAEAAALQWVKSRAGQIQLVSVGTHMEIYKDVGLPEHVVSEFALAGMAGSHGIGHTRMATESAVTINGAHPFSTGEDQCLVHNGSLSNHNSIRRTLVREGMSFATQNDSEVAAGYLTWRMSKGDSLKQSLTSSLSDLDGFFTFVVGTRNGFAVLRDPIACKPAIMAESDDYVAFGSEFRALSVLPAIEKARVFEPEPATVYAWERS from the coding sequence ATGTGCGGAATCGTCGGACTATTCCTGAAAAACAAGGCGCTGGAGCCCGCGCTCGGCGACATGCTGTCGAAGATGCTGGTGACGATGACGGCGCGCGGCCCGGACAGCGCCGGCGTCGCCGTCTACGGCGCCGGTAACAACGATCACGTCAAGCTGACGCTACGCGCCGAGGACGCCGGCGCGGCCGCCGCGCTGGCGAACGAGTTCTCGGCGGCGCTCGGCGTGCCGGTCGATCTCAGCATCCGCGCCAATCACATCGTGGCGTCGCTGCCGCGCGACGCGGAAGCCGCAGCGCTGCAATGGGTCAAGAGTCGCGCGGGGCAGATTCAGCTCGTCAGCGTCGGCACCCATATGGAGATCTACAAGGACGTCGGCCTGCCCGAACACGTCGTCAGCGAATTCGCGCTGGCCGGGATGGCCGGCAGCCACGGCATCGGCCACACAAGGATGGCGACCGAGTCGGCGGTGACGATCAACGGCGCGCATCCGTTCTCGACCGGCGAGGATCAGTGCCTGGTGCACAACGGCTCGCTGTCGAACCACAACAGCATCCGCCGCACGCTGGTACGCGAAGGCATGAGCTTCGCGACGCAGAACGACTCGGAAGTGGCCGCCGGCTATCTGACCTGGCGGATGAGCAAGGGCGACAGCCTCAAGCAGTCGCTGACCTCCAGCCTCTCGGATCTCGACGGCTTCTTCACTTTCGTGGTCGGCACCCGCAACGGCTTCGCCGTGCTGCGCGACCCGATCGCCTGCAAGCCGGCGATCATGGCCGAGTCCGACGACTACGTCGCCTTCGGCTCGGAATTTCGCGCCCTGTCGGTGCTGCCCGCGATCGAAAAAGCGCGGGTGTTCGAGCCCGAACCCGCCACCGTCTATGCCTGGGAACGTTCGTAA
- a CDS encoding alpha/beta hydrolase, whose product MTSAYVKTKDGVDIYYKDWGPKQAQPIVFHHGWPLSSDDWDAQMLFFLANGYRVVAHDRRGHGRSSQVDSGHDMDHYAADAFAVAEHLDLKNAVHIGHSTGGGEVARYVAKFGEPHGRVAKAVLVSAVPPLMLKTESNPGGLPIEVFDGFRKALADNRAQFFLDVPAGPFYGFNRPGATTLQGVVNNWWRQGMIGSAKAHYDGIKAFSETDQTDDLKAITVPTLVLHGEDDQIVPIDDSAKLSVKLLKNGKLKTYPGFPHGMLTTHAEVLNADLLAFVKS is encoded by the coding sequence ATGACCAGCGCCTACGTCAAGACCAAGGACGGCGTCGATATCTACTACAAGGACTGGGGCCCGAAACAGGCCCAGCCGATCGTGTTCCATCACGGCTGGCCGCTGTCGTCCGACGATTGGGACGCGCAGATGCTGTTCTTCCTGGCGAACGGCTACCGCGTCGTCGCCCACGACCGGCGCGGCCACGGCCGTTCGTCGCAGGTCGATTCCGGCCACGACATGGATCACTACGCCGCCGACGCCTTCGCCGTCGCCGAGCATCTCGACCTCAAGAACGCCGTGCACATCGGTCATTCGACCGGCGGCGGCGAGGTCGCGCGCTACGTCGCCAAATTCGGCGAGCCGCACGGCCGCGTCGCCAAGGCGGTGCTGGTCAGCGCCGTGCCGCCGCTGATGCTGAAGACCGAGAGCAATCCGGGCGGGCTTCCGATCGAAGTGTTCGACGGCTTCCGCAAGGCGCTCGCCGACAATCGCGCGCAGTTCTTTCTCGACGTTCCGGCCGGCCCGTTCTACGGCTTCAACCGGCCGGGCGCGACGACGCTGCAGGGCGTCGTCAACAACTGGTGGCGGCAGGGCATGATCGGCAGCGCCAAGGCGCACTACGACGGCATCAAGGCGTTCTCCGAGACCGACCAGACCGACGATCTCAAGGCGATCACCGTGCCGACCCTGGTGCTGCATGGCGAGGACGACCAGATCGTGCCGATCGACGACTCGGCGAAGCTCTCGGTCAAGCTGCTGAAGAACGGCAAGCTGAAGACCTATCCGGGCTTCCCGCACGGCATGCTGACCACCCACGCCGAGGTCCTGAATGCGGATCTGCTCGCTTTCGTGAAGTCCTGA
- a CDS encoding protein glxC translates to MPVCDLAVSSVRELNQALHRLAPDTNETAWEIDNPQGKHAIGVGINVPVEIDIKGHVGYYCAGMNKFASVRIHGNAGTGVAENMMSGTVHVMGDASQSAGATGCGGLLIIDGDASARCGISMKGIDILVKGSIGSMSAFMAQAGNLVVLGNAGEALGDSIYEATIFVRGEVKSLGADCIEKPMTEADRERLAGLLGRAGLDGSAKVDDFRMYGSARELYHFHVDNAASY, encoded by the coding sequence ATGCCTGTCTGTGACCTCGCCGTCAGCTCCGTGCGCGAGCTGAACCAAGCCCTCCACCGGCTCGCGCCCGATACCAACGAGACCGCGTGGGAGATCGACAACCCGCAAGGCAAGCACGCCATCGGCGTCGGCATCAACGTGCCGGTCGAAATCGATATCAAGGGCCATGTCGGCTATTACTGCGCCGGCATGAACAAATTCGCCAGCGTGCGAATTCACGGCAATGCCGGCACCGGCGTCGCCGAGAACATGATGTCCGGCACCGTGCATGTGATGGGCGACGCCAGCCAGTCGGCCGGCGCCACCGGCTGCGGCGGCCTGCTGATCATCGACGGCGACGCCTCGGCGCGCTGCGGCATCTCGATGAAGGGCATCGACATTCTGGTGAAGGGCTCGATCGGCTCGATGAGCGCCTTCATGGCGCAGGCCGGCAACCTCGTGGTGCTCGGCAATGCCGGCGAAGCGCTCGGCGATTCGATCTACGAGGCGACGATCTTCGTCCGCGGCGAGGTCAAAAGCCTCGGCGCCGACTGCATCGAGAAGCCGATGACGGAGGCCGACCGCGAACGGCTGGCCGGCCTGCTCGGCCGCGCCGGGCTCGACGGATCAGCAAAGGTCGACGACTTCCGGATGTATGGCTCGGCGCGCGAGCTCTACCACTTCCATGTCGACAACGCCGCCTCCTACTGA
- a CDS encoding helix-turn-helix domain-containing protein: MKTPKPDKPSAEPTRGAPEYRTGSNAPQDTERSLERALGAKIRAIRRERDLSVSDLSSASKISAGMLSKIENGQISPSLSTLQSIAGALNVPLSLLFAASEQRRDCSFVRAKQGVAIERRGSKAGHLYQLLGHVIGGEVVVEPYLITLQEGASTHTAFQHAGMEFIYMLTGEVIYRHGDNSYRLRPGDSMLFDSGALHGPETLVKLPMTYLSIIVYPRS; encoded by the coding sequence ATGAAGACGCCGAAACCAGACAAGCCATCCGCAGAGCCGACCCGCGGCGCGCCCGAATATCGCACCGGCTCGAACGCGCCGCAGGACACCGAACGAAGCCTCGAACGCGCGCTCGGCGCCAAGATCCGCGCCATCCGACGCGAGCGGGATCTCTCGGTATCGGACCTCTCCAGCGCCTCCAAGATCTCCGCCGGAATGCTGTCGAAGATCGAGAACGGCCAGATTTCGCCGTCGCTGTCGACGCTGCAATCGATCGCGGGCGCGCTCAACGTGCCGCTCAGCCTGTTGTTCGCGGCCTCCGAGCAGCGGCGCGACTGCTCCTTCGTCCGCGCCAAGCAGGGCGTCGCGATCGAGCGCCGCGGCTCCAAGGCCGGCCATCTGTATCAGTTGCTCGGCCATGTGATCGGCGGCGAGGTCGTGGTCGAGCCCTATCTGATCACGCTGCAGGAAGGCGCCAGCACCCACACCGCGTTCCAGCACGCCGGCATGGAGTTCATCTACATGCTGACCGGCGAAGTGATCTACCGCCACGGCGACAATTCCTATCGGCTGCGGCCCGGCGACTCGATGCTGTTCGATTCCGGCGCGCTGCACGGCCCGGAAACGCTGGTGAAACTGCCGATGACCTATCTGTCGATCATCGTCTATCCGCGGAGCTGA